A single Halogeometricum rufum DNA region contains:
- a CDS encoding cytochrome c oxidase subunit II: MEIHKYEKLWLAGALLLIVGFIATVSYGAVGAGVEMIDNDGGQVDPDSLDQHPKFGEPGTYASEDGDYDVYVVAQQFAFVPGTEEPVRVPANSEVTFHVTSRDVIHGYEIVGTNANTMAIPGQVATMTVEFNEAGEYGLLCNEYCGSAHHAMEGKIVVVPQDEWNESMEVN; the protein is encoded by the coding sequence ATGGAGATACACAAATACGAGAAACTCTGGCTTGCGGGCGCACTACTGCTCATCGTCGGCTTCATCGCCACCGTCTCGTACGGGGCGGTCGGGGCCGGCGTCGAGATGATCGATAACGACGGGGGACAGGTCGACCCCGACTCGCTCGACCAGCATCCGAAGTTCGGCGAACCGGGAACGTACGCGTCAGAGGACGGCGACTACGACGTCTACGTCGTCGCCCAGCAGTTCGCCTTCGTCCCGGGGACGGAAGAGCCCGTTCGGGTACCGGCGAACTCGGAGGTGACGTTCCACGTCACGTCGCGCGACGTCATCCACGGCTACGAAATCGTCGGCACGAACGCGAACACGATGGCCATCCCCGGTCAGGTGGCGACGATGACCGTCGAGTTCAACGAGGCGGGCGAGTACGGCCTGCTGTGTAACGAGTACTGCGGGTCGGCGCACCACGCCATGGAGGGGAAGATAGTCGTGGTCCCGCAGGACGAGTGGAACGAGAGCATGGAGGTGAACTGA
- a CDS encoding b(o/a)3-type cytochrome-c oxidase subunit 1: MSTFVDDYPEESKIVQASLAVAFVALGIGAFFGLIQALHRTNVLRIFSSVDYYTLLTGHGVLLAIVFTIFFLVGLFTWAVTKSLDRPAPDIRLTWAWFGLMTTGATLVAVAILSGLFPSIPMSADVLYTFYAPLQAHPVFYIGLAMFIVGTWMAGADWFLAYREWRGENPGERIPLQTFMVLTTMIMWYIATLGVAVSVVVFLIPWSMGLVDSVNPLLTRTLFWYFGHPIVYFWLMPAYLLWYTVLPKLAGGRLFSDPLARVVFVLFLLLSTPVGIHHQYLDPGIAEGFKFIAMTNTMFLLLPSLLTAFTVVASMEHGARQRGGEGYLGWLGALPWRDPAFTGMALAGLMFAAGGFSGMVNAGMNINYLVHNTLWVPGHFHMTVGTAVALTMMAGTYWLLPQITGKKVYSRPIGLLQVVMWFVGMVFMSNAMHRGGLLGIPRRTAEPQYTNFDFVTAVGSIGEIRMQIALGGTLLFLSVVLFLFNVAATWADDRTETPVDDYLPEPLSGPSGSPVVLDNLALWTGIAIVLVVLAYTLPLASIIGDAGLFGSSGGFPATVTLDGLVRIIAGVMG; this comes from the coding sequence ATGTCTACGTTCGTCGATGACTACCCCGAGGAGTCGAAAATCGTACAGGCGTCGCTGGCGGTCGCGTTCGTCGCGTTAGGTATCGGTGCGTTCTTCGGCCTGATACAGGCGCTGCACCGCACGAACGTCCTCCGCATCTTCAGTTCGGTGGACTACTACACGTTGCTGACGGGCCACGGCGTGCTGTTGGCCATCGTGTTCACCATCTTCTTCCTCGTCGGCCTGTTCACGTGGGCCGTCACCAAGAGCCTGGACAGACCGGCCCCGGACATCCGCCTGACGTGGGCGTGGTTCGGGCTGATGACGACGGGCGCGACGCTCGTCGCCGTCGCCATCCTCTCCGGTCTGTTCCCCAGCATCCCGATGAGCGCGGACGTGCTCTACACGTTCTACGCGCCGTTGCAGGCGCACCCGGTGTTCTACATCGGACTGGCGATGTTCATCGTGGGGACGTGGATGGCGGGCGCCGACTGGTTCCTCGCCTACCGCGAGTGGCGCGGCGAGAACCCCGGCGAGCGGATTCCGCTCCAGACGTTCATGGTGCTGACGACGATGATAATGTGGTACATCGCGACGCTCGGCGTCGCCGTGAGCGTCGTCGTCTTCCTCATCCCGTGGTCGATGGGGCTGGTCGACTCTGTGAACCCGCTCCTCACCAGGACGCTGTTCTGGTACTTCGGGCACCCCATCGTCTACTTCTGGCTGATGCCGGCGTACCTGCTGTGGTACACCGTCCTGCCGAAACTCGCGGGCGGCCGACTGTTCAGCGACCCGCTCGCACGCGTGGTGTTCGTGCTGTTCCTCCTGCTGTCGACGCCGGTGGGCATCCACCACCAGTACCTCGACCCCGGCATCGCGGAGGGCTTCAAGTTCATCGCGATGACGAACACGATGTTCCTCCTGCTGCCGTCGCTGTTGACCGCGTTCACCGTCGTCGCCAGCATGGAACACGGCGCGCGGCAACGCGGCGGCGAGGGCTACCTCGGCTGGCTCGGCGCACTCCCGTGGCGCGACCCGGCGTTCACCGGGATGGCGCTCGCGGGGCTGATGTTCGCCGCCGGCGGCTTCTCCGGCATGGTGAACGCCGGGATGAACATCAACTACCTCGTCCACAACACGCTGTGGGTACCCGGTCACTTCCACATGACCGTCGGCACCGCCGTCGCCCTCACCATGATGGCGGGAACGTACTGGCTGCTCCCACAGATAACGGGCAAGAAGGTCTACAGCCGACCCATCGGCCTCCTGCAGGTCGTGATGTGGTTCGTCGGCATGGTGTTCATGTCCAACGCGATGCACCGCGGCGGACTGCTGGGCATCCCCCGGCGGACCGCAGAGCCGCAGTACACGAACTTCGACTTCGTCACCGCCGTCGGGAGTATCGGCGAGATTCGAATGCAGATAGCGCTCGGCGGGACGCTGCTGTTCCTCAGCGTCGTCCTGTTCCTGTTCAACGTCGCCGCGACGTGGGCGGACGACCGCACCGAGACGCCCGTCGACGACTACCTGCCCGAACCGCTGTCGGGTCCGAGCGGGTCGCCGGTGGTCCTCGACAACCTCGCGCTGTGGACGGGTATCGCCATCGTGCTCGTCGTCCTCGCGTACACGCTTCCGCTCGCGAGCATCATCGGCGACGCCGGCCTGTTCGGCAGTAGCGGCGGCTTCCCGGCCACCGTCACGCTGGACGGACTCGTGCGGATCATCGCGGGGGTGATGGGCTGA
- a CDS encoding CbaC protein, which produces MRRLSPALLMVLAAFTVPVAIEMRTVAGFFGYDLPLVAVAGFELLLLGVLLVVYLLGETEPADDADSASPR; this is translated from the coding sequence ATGCGCCGGCTCTCGCCCGCACTGCTCATGGTACTCGCGGCGTTCACCGTTCCGGTCGCCATCGAGATGCGGACGGTGGCCGGGTTCTTCGGCTACGACCTCCCGCTCGTCGCCGTCGCCGGGTTCGAACTCCTGTTGCTCGGCGTCCTGCTCGTCGTCTACCTGCTCGGCGAGACCGAACCGGCCGACGACGCCGACTCCGCCTCGCCGCGGTAG
- a CDS encoding DUF7546 family protein, with protein MTETTTRPTALARGPTRTLRLLASLVAVETLLVVGYLLVSETTVLSVRYVSYPLVWVNLGVLAVDAVDVPRPTDRRTLVAAVVAAVYFAVLAWTTGLVGPGTGDPFSVRLLWAVPGWGPVLLVGGPVSLALVPFEAIGYGCLAVLVYGSLVRATAGALSGALGLATCVSCVGPVVAGAVAGVGGGVSTAVAGAANGPFAYDLSTALFVVTVGALWYTLR; from the coding sequence ATGACCGAGACGACGACACGACCGACCGCGCTCGCTCGCGGCCCGACGCGGACGCTCCGCCTCCTCGCGAGTCTCGTCGCCGTCGAGACGCTGCTCGTCGTCGGGTACCTGCTGGTGTCGGAGACGACGGTGCTGTCGGTTCGCTACGTCTCGTACCCGCTCGTGTGGGTGAACCTCGGCGTCCTCGCCGTCGACGCGGTGGACGTCCCCCGGCCGACCGACCGGCGGACGCTCGTCGCCGCCGTCGTCGCCGCCGTCTACTTCGCCGTCCTCGCGTGGACCACCGGCCTCGTCGGACCCGGCACGGGCGACCCGTTCTCGGTCCGTCTGCTCTGGGCCGTCCCCGGGTGGGGGCCGGTCCTCCTCGTCGGCGGCCCGGTGAGTCTGGCGCTCGTCCCGTTCGAGGCCATCGGGTACGGCTGTCTGGCCGTCCTCGTCTACGGCAGTCTCGTGCGCGCGACGGCGGGCGCGCTCTCCGGCGCACTCGGACTGGCGACGTGCGTGAGTTGCGTCGGCCCCGTCGTCGCGGGTGCCGTCGCGGGGGTCGGCGGCGGCGTGTCGACCGCGGTCGCGGGCGCGGCGAACGGGCCGTTCGCCTACGACCTCTCGACGGCGCTGTTCGTCGTCACCGTCGGCGCGCTGTGGTACACGCTTCGCTGA
- a CDS encoding TVP38/TMEM64 family protein — protein MATDGFFRRLWTRVDSIQVFASRRKRRRFLLHLVLAVLALAVVAVLARRHLVFLTDADELRAFIRGYGVWAPVVLVSLQALQVVAAPVPGQILALVAGYLFGAWWGTLYNVVGITIGSTVAFWLSRRFGRAYVEGIVHEDALARFDAIDDDHARLALFVFFLVPGLPDDVLCFAGGLTRIPLWQLVALAIVGRTPAFFLTNVVGGLLGTNRIGPALGLAALIVVASVLGYLNRDRLIGLLSDDR, from the coding sequence GTGGCAACGGACGGGTTCTTCCGGCGGTTGTGGACACGGGTCGACTCGATACAGGTGTTCGCGTCGCGCCGAAAGCGACGGCGATTCCTCCTGCACCTCGTCCTCGCCGTCCTCGCCCTCGCCGTCGTCGCGGTCCTGGCGCGCCGGCACCTCGTGTTCCTGACGGACGCGGACGAACTGCGCGCGTTCATCCGAGGCTACGGCGTCTGGGCTCCGGTCGTCCTCGTCTCCCTCCAGGCTCTGCAGGTCGTCGCGGCGCCGGTTCCGGGGCAGATTCTGGCGCTCGTGGCCGGCTACCTGTTCGGCGCCTGGTGGGGGACGCTCTACAACGTCGTCGGCATCACCATCGGTAGCACCGTCGCCTTCTGGCTCTCGCGGCGGTTCGGTCGAGCGTACGTCGAAGGGATAGTACACGAGGACGCGCTCGCCCGCTTCGACGCTATCGACGACGACCACGCCCGTCTGGCGCTGTTCGTGTTCTTCCTCGTTCCCGGCCTGCCGGACGACGTGCTCTGCTTCGCCGGTGGCCTCACCCGCATCCCGCTGTGGCAACTGGTCGCACTCGCCATCGTCGGCCGGACGCCGGCGTTCTTCCTCACGAACGTCGTCGGCGGCCTCCTCGGGACGAATCGAATCGGTCCCGCACTCGGTCTCGCGGCCCTCATCGTCGTCGCGTCGGTGCTGGGGTACCTGAACCGCGACCGACTGATCGGCCTCCTGAGCGACGACCGGTAG
- a CDS encoding methyl-accepting chemotaxis protein, with translation MNIRTKLIALCLVISLVPVSVVGGAGIQEMNSIGNYAQDQSARHMEAQVTGELNNTVVARQEQIQNVLDVRRVDARSLADSSPVQNYQAARAGEWELVQRQSRTQLGHMALQMRTTVESTKETVLREKYGGRSWEELSPAEQRRVEDEVERIVAGKAGDGTRSDGTASKMFQPGYIGDTGYAYITDRDSNIVVHHNLEDGFNLVDNASLTVFDEVATTIDEEQAIRNGTRWGIAEYEWEDTTQAGNPVEKKFVAYAYHEDFDWVLAPSVYYYELQTTASESAKDRINASFESYLNTRSVSVRGEERPAYDEIILTDEDGQGVVRAVRTDDGVVTESVERVSYADTDWFAGGESMAEGEVHVGDVRTVDGERVVYLSTPVYQDGEFSGTVALRFDYGILSAMTNGVTVGETGHLSIVNGEGRILSHPNASVVESGARITDESHAGGLASVAENRILAGERGLSTYARGTEGGGDRYYVGYAPLEFGTEQFALLATVPEEDVTGASDALGRELSDRTSSALTFFLLLIGGAAVAVIGLGYAAARYFSEPIEQLRDHATALARGRFDGDVDIEAPDDEIGELVEAFDEMQSNLRRQVTELRTVSQNLGDGDLNQTVRTDLPGEFGAIMSDLDDGIEKIRQSLVEVNDVADRFAEVSSETVVSAEEIEAASQATAQSVEEIAHGAEQQTEQLQVAAGEMNDLSATIEEVAASADGVVETANEAVSLADRGREHAADATREISAIESETATAVSQVEALSDRIDEINDIVQLITDITEQTDLLALNASIEAARAGEVGQGFAVVANEIQGLANEAEEATEQVEDLIDEIRDDTDETVEDIQSMRERVESGAETIEDAIEMFDDIAEASEEAEHGVREISESTEDQARSTEEVVSMVDDVSSVSEETASEASTVSAATEEQTASINEVTQNVQTVSESAQSLRELVTQFDVGRGGESLDGGASESSSAPAASEAVAVGDDAGPSGASD, from the coding sequence ATGAACATTCGAACGAAGCTCATCGCGCTGTGCCTCGTCATCTCGTTGGTTCCCGTCTCCGTCGTCGGGGGAGCGGGGATACAAGAAATGAATAGTATTGGGAACTACGCACAGGATCAGAGTGCCAGACACATGGAGGCGCAGGTGACGGGTGAACTGAACAACACCGTCGTCGCGAGACAGGAGCAGATACAGAACGTTTTGGACGTCCGCCGCGTCGACGCGCGGTCGCTGGCCGACTCCTCGCCGGTGCAGAACTATCAGGCCGCGAGGGCGGGCGAGTGGGAACTCGTGCAGCGACAGAGTCGGACGCAACTCGGTCACATGGCGCTTCAGATGCGGACGACCGTCGAGAGCACGAAAGAGACCGTTCTGCGGGAGAAGTACGGCGGGCGGTCCTGGGAGGAACTCTCGCCGGCGGAGCAGCGTCGAGTCGAAGACGAGGTGGAGCGAATCGTCGCCGGCAAGGCCGGAGACGGGACGCGTTCGGACGGCACCGCGTCCAAGATGTTCCAACCGGGGTACATCGGTGACACGGGGTACGCCTACATCACCGACCGCGACTCGAACATCGTCGTCCACCACAACCTCGAAGACGGATTCAACCTCGTGGACAACGCCTCCCTGACGGTGTTCGACGAGGTGGCGACGACCATCGACGAGGAGCAGGCGATTCGGAACGGCACGAGGTGGGGTATCGCCGAGTACGAGTGGGAGGACACCACACAGGCGGGCAACCCGGTGGAGAAGAAGTTCGTCGCGTACGCCTACCACGAGGACTTCGACTGGGTCCTCGCGCCGAGCGTCTACTACTACGAACTCCAGACCACCGCGAGCGAGAGTGCCAAGGACCGAATCAACGCCTCCTTCGAGAGCTACCTGAACACCCGGTCGGTGTCGGTTCGGGGGGAGGAGCGGCCGGCGTACGACGAGATAATCCTGACCGACGAGGACGGACAGGGCGTCGTGCGGGCGGTGCGGACGGACGACGGCGTCGTCACGGAGTCCGTCGAACGCGTCTCCTACGCCGACACCGACTGGTTCGCGGGCGGCGAGTCGATGGCCGAGGGCGAGGTACACGTCGGCGACGTGCGAACCGTTGACGGCGAACGAGTCGTCTACCTCTCGACGCCGGTGTATCAGGACGGCGAGTTCTCGGGAACCGTCGCGCTCAGGTTCGATTACGGCATCCTCTCGGCGATGACGAACGGGGTGACTGTCGGCGAAACCGGACATCTGAGCATCGTGAACGGCGAGGGACGGATACTGAGCCACCCCAACGCGTCCGTCGTCGAGTCCGGAGCACGGATAACCGACGAGTCACACGCGGGTGGCCTCGCCAGCGTGGCCGAGAACCGAATTCTCGCGGGTGAACGCGGACTCAGCACGTACGCGCGAGGCACCGAGGGGGGCGGCGACCGATACTACGTCGGGTACGCCCCACTGGAGTTCGGGACCGAACAGTTCGCGTTGCTCGCGACGGTCCCCGAAGAGGACGTGACGGGGGCGAGCGACGCACTCGGTCGCGAACTGAGCGACCGCACGTCGTCGGCGCTGACGTTCTTCCTGCTCCTGATCGGCGGTGCCGCCGTGGCGGTCATCGGGCTGGGATACGCCGCGGCGCGGTACTTCTCGGAACCAATCGAACAGCTTCGAGACCACGCGACGGCACTCGCTCGGGGGCGGTTCGACGGCGACGTCGACATCGAAGCGCCCGACGACGAAATCGGCGAACTCGTCGAGGCGTTCGACGAGATGCAGTCGAACCTCAGACGGCAAGTGACGGAACTGCGGACCGTCAGCCAGAACCTCGGCGACGGCGACCTGAACCAGACGGTCAGAACCGACCTGCCCGGCGAGTTCGGGGCCATCATGTCCGACCTCGACGACGGAATCGAGAAGATACGGCAGAGCCTCGTGGAGGTCAACGACGTCGCCGACCGGTTCGCGGAGGTGAGCAGCGAGACGGTCGTGAGCGCCGAGGAGATAGAGGCGGCGAGTCAGGCCACCGCCCAGTCGGTCGAGGAGATAGCGCACGGCGCCGAACAGCAGACCGAGCAACTGCAGGTCGCAGCGGGCGAGATGAACGACCTCTCGGCGACCATCGAGGAGGTGGCCGCGTCGGCCGACGGCGTGGTCGAGACGGCGAACGAAGCCGTCTCACTGGCGGACCGCGGGAGAGAGCACGCCGCGGACGCGACGCGGGAGATTTCGGCCATCGAGAGCGAGACGGCCACCGCCGTCTCGCAGGTCGAAGCGCTCAGCGACCGCATCGACGAGATAAACGACATCGTCCAGCTCATCACCGACATCACCGAGCAGACCGACCTGCTGGCGCTCAACGCGTCTATCGAGGCCGCCCGCGCCGGCGAGGTCGGGCAGGGCTTCGCCGTCGTCGCCAACGAGATACAGGGACTGGCGAACGAGGCCGAGGAGGCGACCGAACAGGTCGAGGACCTCATCGACGAGATACGGGACGACACCGACGAAACGGTCGAGGACATCCAGTCGATGCGAGAACGCGTCGAGAGCGGTGCCGAGACCATCGAGGACGCCATCGAGATGTTCGACGACATCGCGGAGGCGAGCGAGGAAGCCGAACACGGCGTCCGGGAGATATCCGAGTCGACGGAGGACCAGGCGCGGTCGACGGAGGAAGTCGTGTCGATGGTGGACGACGTCTCCAGCGTGAGCGAGGAGACGGCCTCGGAGGCCAGCACGGTATCGGCCGCGACGGAAGAACAGACCGCCTCCATCAACGAGGTCACCCAGAACGTCCAGACCGTCTCCGAATCGGCACAGTCGCTCCGAGAACTCGTGACGCAGTTCGACGTCGGCAGGGGGGGCGAGTCACTCGACGGGGGCGCGAGTGAGTCTTCTTCCGCACCCGCCGCCTCGGAGGCGGTGGCAGTCGGCGACGACGCGGGGCCGTCGGGAGCGAGCGACTGA
- a CDS encoding CNNM domain-containing protein, whose translation MVEIATLGRLFAGVVLLLGNAYFVTIEFAMTRVRQFTEDQFQGSRGLERAWSMTERLEIFLSGCQLGITICSVGLGVVAEPALAAVLDPVIRSLGLQGVLGSGGEGGHAALSAITALAFINILHLTVGEQAPTYLGIERSKQVAKYGAPILYWWTRIFSPVIRFADWLAKAILSLFGVSITRSWAEEEVEGEETPSRGELLSDMGDALAQLDMPEDRRDEVLNAVAIDRVRTSDIMVDRDDIVSVSTERSTEENLETVRSNSHTRFPLVGESVDDVVGTIYLPALVQAMDAIERGETAFADIASEPMTVAPDVPVADLIDEFQAAEQEIALVVEEGRTVGLITATDAFETITGELEDPMDEDADRDEPAS comes from the coding sequence ATGGTTGAAATCGCAACGCTCGGTCGGCTGTTCGCCGGAGTCGTGCTCCTACTCGGCAACGCCTACTTCGTCACTATCGAGTTCGCGATGACCCGCGTCCGTCAGTTCACCGAGGACCAGTTCCAGGGGTCCCGGGGACTCGAACGCGCGTGGAGCATGACCGAACGGCTGGAGATATTCCTCTCCGGCTGTCAGCTCGGCATCACCATCTGTAGCGTCGGGCTGGGCGTCGTCGCCGAACCAGCCCTCGCCGCGGTTCTGGACCCGGTGATACGGAGTCTCGGCCTCCAGGGCGTTCTCGGGTCGGGTGGTGAGGGCGGACACGCGGCGCTGTCCGCGATAACCGCGTTGGCGTTCATCAACATCCTCCACTTGACCGTCGGCGAGCAAGCGCCGACGTACCTCGGAATCGAGCGGTCCAAGCAGGTGGCGAAGTACGGGGCTCCCATCCTCTACTGGTGGACGCGGATATTCTCCCCGGTCATCCGCTTCGCCGACTGGCTGGCGAAGGCCATCCTCTCTCTGTTCGGCGTCAGCATCACCCGCTCCTGGGCCGAAGAGGAGGTGGAGGGCGAGGAGACGCCGTCGCGAGGGGAACTCCTCAGCGACATGGGCGACGCGCTGGCGCAGTTGGACATGCCCGAGGACCGCAGAGACGAGGTTCTCAACGCCGTCGCCATCGACCGGGTTCGGACTTCGGACATCATGGTCGACCGCGACGACATCGTCTCCGTCTCGACGGAACGCTCGACCGAAGAGAACCTCGAGACGGTGCGGTCGAACTCCCACACGCGCTTTCCGCTCGTCGGCGAGAGCGTCGACGACGTGGTCGGGACCATCTACCTCCCCGCGCTCGTGCAGGCGATGGACGCCATCGAACGGGGCGAGACGGCGTTCGCCGACATCGCCTCGGAGCCGATGACCGTCGCTCCGGACGTCCCCGTCGCCGACCTCATCGACGAGTTTCAGGCGGCCGAGCAAGAGATAGCTCTCGTCGTCGAGGAGGGTCGGACGGTCGGGCTGATAACCGCCACCGACGCGTTCGAGACCATCACGGGCGAACTCGAGGACCCGATGGACGAGGACGCGGACCGCGACGAACCGGCGTCGTAA
- a CDS encoding lysylphosphatidylglycerol synthase transmembrane domain-containing protein, translating into MSESAFDRRAVAKSLVGFLVAAALLYAFGYVLGWQSILSALASADPTPVVLACASSLVALSLWAKGWETVLASLNVDVPYRDLVPTYFAATFADYVTPFGKAGGGPFVAAVLSADHDASYEESLASVVTTDALNLLPFFSFAGVGVVVLGLTGSVPRNVRALVYGLGVMALCLPLVGYGVWRARGAATRWLSRILDPIASRVRFVDSESIEQRAAQFFSLLGDLGARRSWVAETLAFAYVGWVFFALPLWLAAWAVGVSLPLQLVAFVVPASAMASLVPTPGGLGGVEAAVTGLLVALAGVDTATAAAIALLYRVASFWFVLPVGGSATLWLTYRG; encoded by the coding sequence ATGAGCGAGTCAGCGTTCGACCGTCGGGCCGTCGCGAAGTCTCTCGTCGGGTTTCTCGTCGCCGCGGCACTGCTGTACGCGTTCGGCTACGTCCTCGGGTGGCAGTCGATCCTCTCTGCGCTGGCCTCGGCCGACCCGACGCCAGTCGTCCTCGCCTGCGCGAGTTCGCTCGTCGCGCTCTCGCTCTGGGCGAAAGGCTGGGAGACGGTGCTCGCATCGCTGAACGTCGACGTGCCGTATCGGGACCTCGTCCCGACGTACTTCGCCGCGACGTTCGCCGACTACGTCACGCCGTTCGGGAAGGCCGGTGGCGGCCCGTTCGTAGCGGCGGTGCTGTCGGCGGACCACGACGCGAGCTACGAGGAGTCGCTCGCGAGCGTCGTGACCACCGACGCGCTGAACCTCCTGCCGTTCTTCTCGTTCGCCGGCGTCGGCGTAGTCGTGCTCGGACTCACCGGGAGCGTCCCGAGGAACGTCCGCGCGCTGGTGTACGGACTCGGCGTGATGGCACTGTGTCTCCCGCTCGTCGGATACGGCGTCTGGCGGGCCCGCGGGGCGGCGACGCGGTGGCTCAGTCGGATACTGGACCCGATAGCCTCCCGCGTCCGGTTCGTGGACAGCGAGAGCATCGAACAACGCGCCGCGCAGTTCTTCTCGTTGCTCGGTGACCTCGGCGCACGCCGGTCGTGGGTGGCCGAGACGCTCGCGTTCGCCTACGTCGGATGGGTGTTTTTCGCACTCCCGTTGTGGCTGGCCGCGTGGGCCGTCGGCGTCTCGCTCCCGCTCCAGTTGGTCGCGTTCGTCGTCCCCGCGAGCGCGATGGCGAGTCTGGTGCCGACGCCGGGCGGTCTGGGCGGCGTCGAAGCCGCCGTCACGGGCCTGCTCGTCGCACTCGCGGGCGTCGATACGGCGACGGCCGCCGCGATAGCGCTCCTCTACCGCGTCGCGAGCTTCTGGTTCGTCCTCCCGGTCGGCGGGAGCGCGACGCTGTGGCTCACGTATCGCGGTTGA
- a CDS encoding sulfurtransferase, protein MSSRDYASDALVTADWVEDHLEQFGSDDPDYRLVEADIDYEESYGESHIPNAVGFRWGQHLQDSVQRDILHKEDFAEMMGEAGITEDSTVVLYGDESNQWAAYTYWQFKYYGHDDVRLLDGGRPYWMENDYPTSTEEPDFPEREYDASGPFDGLRIYREGVDDALELDVPLVDVRSGEEYRGEKIAPEGSPETAQRAGHIPGAENVTWSENLADDGRFKGRDELEEMYAEYGIEGDSQVVTYCRIGERSSITWFTLHELLGWDDVRNYDGSWTEWGNLIRSPIEVEIDDPASRANKG, encoded by the coding sequence ATGAGTTCCCGAGACTATGCCAGCGACGCCCTCGTCACCGCCGACTGGGTCGAAGACCACCTCGAACAGTTCGGGAGCGACGACCCGGACTACCGCCTCGTCGAGGCCGACATCGACTACGAGGAGTCGTACGGGGAGTCGCATATCCCGAACGCCGTGGGGTTCCGCTGGGGGCAGCACCTCCAGGATTCGGTCCAGCGCGACATCCTCCACAAGGAGGACTTCGCGGAGATGATGGGCGAGGCCGGCATCACCGAGGACTCGACCGTCGTCCTGTACGGCGACGAGTCCAACCAGTGGGCCGCTTACACCTACTGGCAGTTCAAGTACTACGGCCACGACGACGTTCGACTGCTCGACGGGGGCCGCCCGTACTGGATGGAGAACGACTACCCGACGAGCACCGAGGAGCCCGACTTTCCCGAACGGGAGTACGACGCCAGCGGCCCGTTCGACGGCCTCCGAATCTACCGCGAGGGCGTCGACGACGCGCTCGAACTGGACGTTCCCCTCGTGGACGTTCGAAGCGGCGAGGAGTACCGCGGCGAGAAGATAGCGCCCGAGGGCAGCCCCGAAACCGCCCAGCGTGCCGGTCACATCCCCGGCGCGGAGAACGTCACGTGGAGCGAGAACCTCGCCGACGACGGCCGCTTCAAGGGGCGCGATGAACTGGAGGAGATGTACGCCGAGTACGGCATCGAGGGCGACAGCCAAGTCGTCACCTACTGCCGAATCGGCGAGCGCTCGTCCATCACGTGGTTCACGCTGCACGAACTGCTCGGCTGGGACGACGTGCGGAACTACGACGGGTCGTGGACCGAGTGGGGCAACCTCATTCGCTCGCCCATCGAAGTCGAGATTGACGACCCCGCGTCCCGTGCGAACAAGGGCTGA
- a CDS encoding DUF5789 family protein translates to MTDAEQRRSRELGIEFGELSEKLESHEYRATKAELVSEYGERTLRLPGGETTFAETLSPYDADESFASAGEVRRAVVTTVGSDAVGRERYSDRGIGNRLDEDDESV, encoded by the coding sequence ATGACCGACGCAGAACAGCGCCGGAGCCGCGAACTGGGCATCGAATTCGGCGAATTGAGCGAGAAACTGGAGTCCCACGAGTACCGGGCGACGAAAGCGGAACTCGTGAGCGAGTACGGAGAGCGGACGCTACGGCTCCCCGGCGGCGAGACGACGTTCGCGGAGACGCTGTCGCCCTACGACGCCGACGAGTCGTTCGCGTCCGCGGGCGAAGTCCGGCGAGCGGTGGTCACGACAGTCGGGTCAGACGCGGTCGGTCGCGAGCGGTACAGCGACCGCGGAATCGGGAACAGGCTGGACGAGGACGACGAGTCCGTCTGA